One window of the Rosa rugosa chromosome 3, drRosRugo1.1, whole genome shotgun sequence genome contains the following:
- the LOC133738488 gene encoding anthocyanidin 3-O-glucosyltransferase 5-like, whose translation MALAESYILNEQHVAVLASPGMGHIVPLLEFAKRLVVHHGFRVSFLNITTEASPAQTDLLHSPSLPSGLHVIDLPPADVSSLVNDEMLVVHRLGVIVEESLRCLKSVLIQLGKPKALIIDLFCTQGFDVGKQLSIPVFTFFTPSAAFCAFTLYHPTMDHEVEGQFVDLPEPVQVPGCTPVRTEDLLDQIRNRENDEYRYYFGHVRRLCEASGIFLNTWEELEPVPLKAIRENPFYQKILTPPVYPVGPLIKEHEPVTEADAECLAWLDQQPPDSVLFIVLGSGGTLTAAQLTEFAWGLELSQQRFIWVVRKPTDASASATFFNVGGDANDPKSYLPEGFVERTHGVGLVVRSWASQVAILRHRSTGGFLSHCGWNSSLESMTYGIPMIAWPLYAEQRANATMLAEEVGVAVKPVKGDGKTVIGREEIDRVVRLLMEGEEGKVMRSKAKKLQESAANVLNSDSCSYKSLARVTKQWKDLAAPI comes from the coding sequence ATGGCTTTGGCTGAATCATATATCCTGAACGAACAACATGTTGCAGTCCTCGCGAGCCCTGGAATGGGACACATAGTCCCACTTCTCGAGTTTGCGAAACGCCTCGTCGTCCACCATGGTTTCCGCGTCAGCTTTCTCAACATCACCACCGAAGCTTCCCCCGCTCAAACTGACCTCCTCCACTCGCCCTCCCTCCCCTCCGGTCTCCACGTCATCGATCTCCCTCCTGCTGACGTGTCCTCCCTCGTGAACGACGAAATGCTGGTCGTGCACCGTCTCGGCGTCATCGTAGAGGAGAGCCTCCGGTGCCTGAAATCAGTCCTGATCCAGCTGGGAAAGCCCAAAGCCCTCATCATTGACTTGTTTTGCACACAGGGTTTCGACGTTGGCAAACAACTCTCCATTCCAGTCTTCACATTCTTCACTCCCTCAGCTGCTTTTTGTGCCTTCACGCTCTACCACCCCACCATGGACCATGAAGTGGAGGGTCAGTTCGTCGACCTACCGGAACCGGTTCAGGTCCCGGGTTGCACCCCGGTTCGAACCGAAGACCTGCTGGACCAAATTCGGAACCGGGAGAATGATGAGTACAGATACTACTTCGGTCACGTCCGCCGGTTGTGTGAGGCATCCGGTATTTTCTTAAACACATGGGAGGAGCTCGAACCGGTCCCTTTGAAAGCCATTAGAGAAAACCCGTTCTATCAGAAAATACTCACTCCTCCGGTCTACCCGGTCGGACCTCTCATAAAAGAGCACGAGCCGGTGACCGAAGCTGACGCTGAATGCCTGGCCTGGCTAGACCAACAGCCTCCAGACTCCGTACTATTCATCGTACTCGGCAGCGGCGGGACTTTGACAGCCGCGCAACTCACCGAGTTTGCGTGGGGCCTGGAGCTGAGTCAGCAGCGGTTCATATGGGTGGTACGTAAGCCGACCGACGCTAGTGCGTCAGCAACGTTCTTCAACGTGGGAGGGGATGCGAACGACCCCAAGTCTTATTTGCCGGAGGGTTTCGTGGAGAGGACACATGGAGTGGGGCTAGTGGTGCGTTCGTGGGCCAGCCAAGTGGCGATTCTCCGACACAGGTCCACCGGCGGGTTTTTGTCTCACTGCGGGTGGAACTCGTCGTTGGAGAGCATGACGTATGGGATTCCGATGATTGCGTGGCCGTTATACGCCGAGCAAAGGGCGAACGCGACCATGCTGGCGGAGGAGGTTGGAGTGGCAGTTAAGCCGGTTAAGGGTGACGGAAAAACGGTTATTGGGCGGGAGGAGATTGATAGGGTGGTGAGGTTGCTGATGGAAGGTGAAGAAGGGAAGGTGATGAGAAGCAAAGCAAAGAAGCTACAAGAGAGTGCGGCGAACGTGCTGAATAGTGATAGCTGTTCCTATAAGTCCCTTGCGAGAGTGACCAAACAATGGAAGGATCTAGCTGCGCCAATTTGA